A region of Thermoplasmata archaeon DNA encodes the following proteins:
- a CDS encoding NosD domain-containing protein → MKLESKTTKGLELKGIRNNKYGYPSGFTSGLTHKHKYNKRMNKGVNHARILAVFLIGIVVLSAIAVLTWQNNNASVIKVDGNFEDWQGIEKTSKARNFGVPENIDIAEYATAESGKSVAFYAKVYGNLLAGDGRYIVEAPSENPVYVANQRETAIPNANGRDVAYVFIDTDNNAATGFKPSQNFAVGADKAIEIVGKNGKIEASRVLTFAGVVQQEWTWNIGDSVAAATNGREMETMAGKNTLGIGETYAVYYYMVDWKFSVSTTLQYTELSSNGKTSYHDIVVDGDLGEWQADENMGGKDNVNWYLTWNANNLYIGVDRGEAFHGGTEEDVLWIYMDTASGGGSTSVDWNGWHNFSFYADWCFVYAPGRATPYWNLRMWDSNAGAWLADQSFTGGVAKGSQTAEIAIPFADIGNPTQVNILFYITNGANNYLFGASPKENPTGDSPKILNFTWIENINSGVAPNEAMKRTVPFAINGDSALIGKAAEWGWDGDGSESNPYIIKNYKISTYSGTYGISLQNTNLHVVIKNCELENVSGGTNSAGISLITATNVTIQENIVYNHTFGIWLQTSSVWNTVKNNTVYGNRDGIRLTTSRNNIVLGNEAFGNSRAGIYLTGTKPENNTIANNTIYNNAQYGIYFASSYANNTTIINNDIYSNTQYGIYFATSSYANNTTIIYNNIYNHGTYGIYITSSSFNNITHNRIYQNTNYGIYLTSTSANNYICYNNFTGNNGATKGTTDGKSQAYDAGTGNLWYNNTAQEGNYWSNWDGKEWGTASAYPIAGGAGASDWYPLSVPEFSQFPVFALLVLCIGVLSILYRRRQK, encoded by the coding sequence ATGAAGTTGGAAAGCAAAACCACAAAAGGTTTGGAGTTGAAGGGCATTAGGAATAACAAATATGGGTATCCCAGTGGGTTTACAAGTGGTTTAACGCACAAACACAAATACAATAAGAGAATGAACAAAGGTGTTAATCATGCACGTATCTTGGCTGTGTTTCTGATAGGTATAGTAGTGCTCAGTGCAATTGCGGTGCTTACATGGCAGAATAACAATGCTAGTGTAATAAAGGTAGATGGTAATTTTGAGGACTGGCAGGGCATTGAAAAGACCTCGAAGGCAAGGAATTTCGGTGTGCCAGAAAACATAGACATTGCTGAATATGCAACAGCGGAATCTGGCAAGAGTGTGGCGTTTTATGCAAAGGTGTATGGTAATTTGCTTGCTGGTGATGGCAGATACATTGTGGAGGCACCATCGGAAAATCCGGTGTATGTTGCGAATCAGCGAGAAACTGCAATTCCAAACGCAAATGGAAGGGATGTGGCGTATGTATTTATTGACACGGACAATAACGCAGCAACTGGTTTCAAGCCCTCGCAAAACTTTGCAGTTGGAGCTGACAAGGCCATAGAAATTGTAGGCAAGAACGGAAAGATAGAGGCAAGCCGAGTGCTGACATTTGCAGGTGTGGTGCAGCAGGAATGGACATGGAACATTGGCGATAGTGTGGCAGCAGCAACGAACGGCAGAGAAATGGAGACAATGGCTGGGAAGAACACACTTGGTATAGGCGAGACCTATGCAGTTTATTACTATATGGTTGATTGGAAATTTAGCGTTTCTACAACGCTCCAGTACACTGAGTTATCTTCAAATGGTAAAACCTCTTACCATGACATTGTTGTTGATGGTGACCTTGGAGAATGGCAAGCAGACGAGAACATGGGCGGTAAAGATAATGTAAATTGGTATCTCACATGGAATGCAAATAATCTTTATATCGGTGTTGATAGAGGAGAGGCATTTCATGGAGGCACTGAAGAGGATGTGCTCTGGATTTACATGGACACAGCCAGTGGTGGTGGAAGCACATCAGTGGACTGGAATGGTTGGCACAATTTCTCCTTCTATGCTGACTGGTGTTTCGTCTATGCACCAGGTCGAGCAACGCCTTATTGGAATCTAAGAATGTGGGATTCAAATGCAGGTGCTTGGCTTGCTGATCAGAGTTTCACAGGAGGTGTGGCAAAAGGTTCCCAGACCGCAGAGATAGCGATTCCATTTGCCGATATAGGAAATCCCACGCAGGTCAACATTCTCTTCTACATCACAAATGGTGCAAACAACTACCTGTTCGGTGCGTCTCCGAAGGAAAACCCAACAGGTGATAGCCCTAAAATTTTGAACTTCACATGGATTGAGAACATTAACAGTGGTGTTGCACCAAACGAAGCGATGAAGAGAACAGTGCCATTCGCAATAAACGGAGACAGCGCTCTGATTGGAAAGGCAGCTGAATGGGGTTGGGATGGAGACGGCAGTGAATCGAACCCATACATAATCAAAAACTACAAGATATCTACTTACTCTGGCACATACGGTATCTCTCTTCAGAATACAAATCTCCATGTAGTCATCAAAAACTGCGAACTCGAGAATGTATCAGGTGGAACAAACAGTGCTGGAATATCGCTCATCACTGCCACTAATGTCACAATTCAAGAGAACATTGTATATAACCACACATTTGGAATATGGCTGCAAACAAGTAGTGTATGGAACACAGTAAAAAATAACACTGTTTATGGAAACAGAGATGGTATTAGACTGACCACTTCGAGGAATAACATAGTGCTCGGAAATGAGGCCTTTGGGAACAGTAGGGCAGGCATATATCTTACGGGCACAAAACCAGAGAACAACACTATTGCAAACAACACAATCTACAACAATGCACAGTACGGCATCTATTTCGCATCATCATATGCGAACAATACCACGATAATTAACAACGATATATACAGCAATACACAATATGGTATCTATTTTGCAACATCATCCTATGCAAACAATACAACAATAATCTACAACAATATCTACAACCACGGCACTTATGGAATCTACATAACCTCATCATCCTTTAATAACATAACACATAACAGGATATACCAAAACACAAATTATGGTATCTATCTCACATCTACTTCCGCAAACAATTACATCTGTTATAATAACTTTACAGGGAACAACGGCGCAACCAAAGGTACCACAGATGGCAAAAGTCAAGCATATGATGCAGGTACAGGTAACCTCTGGTACAATAATACTGCACAGGAAGGCAACTACTGGAGCAACTGGGACGGCAAGGAATGGGGTACGGCAAGTGCTTATCCGATAGCTGGTGGTGCAGGTGCGAGCGACTGGTATCCTTTGAGTGTTCCAGAGTTCTCGCAATTCCCAGTATTTGCGTTGTTGGTACTTTGCATAGGTGTGCTTTCAATACTGTATAGAAGAAGACAAAAATAA
- a CDS encoding A24 family peptidase C-terminal domain-containing protein yields MLLEYIDITRVIVALGLFSIASYSDYRTRQIENYVWLIGGAIGSLLLFSHLILISSSGIAYLLGLLAIALFFTPYISLERFGISETTEIYVEMTLYILLTALTFLIGFYWFSPENGILMGIVAMQVLMRVFYELNIIHGGADAKALMLIALLFPTYPRFLNFPLAETNISMFETMFPFALTVLLNAVFWFIFYPLVLFLYNAVKGNAKIPHAFFGYKMPVCDVKKKFVWLMEHPVNGKIVTKYTPDKDEDENIAVEVAELERLGRKEVWVTPQIPFIIPITAGLFISVILGNVFFLLIGVSSIHAFYCSQVHLYL; encoded by the coding sequence ATGCTCTTGGAATACATTGACATAACCCGTGTGATTGTTGCTTTGGGTTTGTTTAGCATCGCTTCCTACTCAGACTATCGCACACGTCAGATAGAAAACTATGTCTGGCTGATTGGTGGTGCAATTGGTTCTCTACTTCTTTTTAGCCATCTCATTTTAATCTCAAGCTCGGGTATTGCTTATCTTCTTGGTTTACTTGCAATAGCTCTTTTCTTCACACCATACATCTCCCTCGAACGGTTTGGCATTTCAGAAACGACGGAAATCTATGTTGAAATGACGCTTTACATCCTGCTCACAGCCCTCACATTCTTGATTGGCTTTTACTGGTTTTCTCCTGAAAATGGAATTCTGATGGGCATTGTTGCAATGCAGGTGCTCATGCGAGTTTTCTATGAGCTCAACATAATTCACGGTGGTGCAGATGCTAAAGCCCTCATGCTCATAGCTCTTCTTTTTCCCACATACCCTCGTTTTCTCAATTTCCCGCTTGCAGAAACAAACATTTCCATGTTTGAAACTATGTTTCCTTTTGCCCTTACAGTTCTTCTGAATGCAGTGTTCTGGTTCATTTTTTATCCCCTAGTGCTCTTCCTTTACAATGCAGTAAAGGGCAACGCTAAGATTCCTCATGCATTTTTTGGCTATAAAATGCCAGTGTGTGATGTAAAGAAAAAATTCGTTTGGCTCATGGAACATCCTGTGAACGGAAAAATTGTTACAAAATACACTCCAGATAAGGACGAGGACGAAAACATTGCTGTAGAGGTCGCAGAACTTGAACGGCTCGGCAGAAAAGAGGTTTGGGTGACGCCACAGATTCCATTCATAATTCCAATCACCGCTGGTTTATTTATAAGTGTAATTCTAGGAAATGTATTCTTCCTTCTGATTGGTGTCTCTTCCATCCATGCCTTTTACTGCTCCCAGGTGCATCTGTATTTGTAA
- a CDS encoding helix-turn-helix domain-containing protein: MLDKLAEKMAGEIVLSESPGKTIKKWRETFKVSQKELAEELGVSPSTICDYEHERRESPGIKTISRIVQSIINIDRKKGGEVIKKYMLGVESDAIIQIREFPIGIPLTDFKDVLGAKNVSPCSLQRDIHGYTIVDSVKAILSLNATDYLKIYGWSTERALIFTDVRFGRSPMVAIRVHPLKPACVVLHAPKELDPLAIKIAELENIPLLVTKMNLNEIIKRLEEL, translated from the coding sequence ATGCTTGATAAACTTGCTGAAAAAATGGCTGGCGAAATCGTGCTTTCTGAAAGCCCTGGCAAGACAATAAAGAAATGGCGGGAAACCTTCAAAGTGAGTCAGAAAGAACTTGCTGAAGAACTGGGTGTCTCGCCATCCACAATCTGCGACTACGAACATGAGCGAAGGGAGTCGCCAGGCATAAAGACAATTTCTAGAATTGTCCAGTCTATAATAAATATTGATAGAAAAAAAGGTGGGGAAGTCATTAAAAAATACATGCTTGGTGTTGAAAGTGATGCCATTATTCAGATTCGTGAGTTTCCCATTGGAATTCCACTAACCGACTTCAAGGATGTGCTTGGTGCAAAAAATGTTTCTCCTTGCTCACTCCAGCGTGACATACATGGCTACACAATAGTTGATAGTGTTAAGGCAATTCTCTCCCTGAATGCTACTGACTATCTCAAAATTTATGGCTGGAGCACTGAGAGGGCCCTCATATTTACCGATGTAAGGTTTGGCCGAAGTCCCATGGTAGCAATAAGGGTCCATCCCCTGAAACCTGCCTGTGTGGTGCTCCATGCACCAAAGGAACTTGACCCACTTGCAATAAAAATTGCAGAACTGGAAAACATTCCCTTGCTTGTCACAAAAATGAACCTGAATGAAATAATAAAAAGATTAGAGGAGTTGTGA
- a CDS encoding DUF438 domain-containing protein: protein MVNKMEEETRRKEILKGILKKLHEGATPENVKAEFREFLSQVTPLEIARAEEELIKEGIPREEIRKLCDLHLKIFNELQGGKMDVPDGHPLKILLTEHEMLLGFAGELLQIARDWGGSEHEKLEHVIEHLKSSESHYVREENALFPYLERHGITEPPQVMWMEHDMIREIKKEIYAIAESNDVDVAKLQETTLKLLENLQSHFYKENNILFPTALRVISEEEWKEARKEFDELGYCCFTPSTVLGVGQTVVGTKEEHRNLKALCVDGEVPLDTGKLSVEELDAILNALPVDISFVDKEDTVRYYNDTKDRIFPRTKAVIGRKVQNCHPQKSLEKVNAIINDFKAGKRDKAEFWINLKGRQIYIRYFPVRNKQGEYLGCLEVTQDITEIKKIEGEKRLLDG from the coding sequence ATGGTGAATAAAATGGAAGAGGAGACCAGAAGAAAGGAGATTTTGAAGGGCATTCTGAAGAAATTGCATGAAGGTGCAACGCCAGAGAATGTGAAGGCTGAATTCAGGGAGTTTCTCTCTCAAGTGACACCCTTGGAAATTGCGAGAGCGGAGGAAGAGCTGATTAAAGAAGGCATTCCCAGAGAGGAAATAAGAAAATTGTGCGACCTCCATCTTAAAATTTTCAATGAATTGCAAGGTGGTAAAATGGATGTGCCAGATGGACATCCTCTGAAAATTCTTCTCACAGAACACGAAATGCTGCTTGGATTTGCCGGTGAGTTATTGCAGATAGCAAGGGATTGGGGAGGCAGTGAACATGAGAAACTGGAGCATGTGATTGAGCATCTGAAAAGTTCCGAAAGCCATTATGTGCGAGAGGAGAATGCACTCTTTCCCTACCTTGAAAGGCACGGGATTACCGAGCCACCGCAAGTGATGTGGATGGAACATGATATGATAAGAGAGATAAAAAAGGAGATTTATGCAATTGCAGAGAGCAATGATGTGGATGTAGCAAAACTTCAGGAAACTACACTCAAACTACTGGAAAATTTGCAGTCCCACTTTTACAAAGAGAACAACATCCTTTTCCCAACGGCTCTGCGAGTCATTTCAGAGGAGGAATGGAAGGAGGCAAGGAAAGAATTTGATGAACTGGGATACTGCTGCTTCACACCGAGCACTGTTCTTGGTGTAGGTCAAACTGTTGTAGGGACAAAAGAAGAGCATAGAAATCTTAAAGCACTATGTGTGGATGGAGAAGTACCACTGGATACAGGAAAATTATCTGTGGAAGAACTGGATGCAATTCTGAACGCTCTACCAGTTGACATTTCTTTTGTTGACAAAGAGGACACTGTAAGGTATTACAACGACACTAAAGACCGAATCTTTCCAAGGACCAAGGCAGTTATTGGAAGAAAAGTCCAGAACTGCCATCCCCAGAAGAGTTTGGAAAAGGTAAACGCGATTATTAACGACTTCAAGGCAGGTAAACGGGATAAAGCAGAGTTCTGGATTAATCTGAAGGGCAGACAGATTTATATCAGGTATTTCCCAGTGAGAAATAAACAAGGAGAATATCTTGGCTGTCTTGAAGTAACCCAGGACATAACTGAAATAAAGAAAATCGAGGGTGAGAAACGACTTCTAGATGGTTAA